In Nostoc sp. UHCC 0926, a single genomic region encodes these proteins:
- a CDS encoding DUF3110 domain-containing protein has product MITPMRLFVLIFNARTENEGIHTIREGDRNKILMFESEDDATRFALMLEAQDFPSPTPEPIDAEEIKEFCESAGYEWEIIPENSNLVVTPPELNVEETDWQANAQKEDTVEDTFPLNEQPLEEPELSDSELEKMRRKLEGLL; this is encoded by the coding sequence ATGATTACACCAATGCGTCTTTTTGTGTTAATTTTTAATGCTCGAACGGAAAATGAGGGGATTCACACGATTCGGGAGGGCGATCGCAATAAAATTCTGATGTTCGAGTCAGAAGACGACGCCACGCGCTTTGCCCTGATGCTGGAAGCTCAGGATTTCCCCTCACCTACACCAGAGCCAATCGATGCTGAGGAAATCAAGGAATTTTGCGAAAGTGCTGGATATGAATGGGAAATCATCCCAGAAAACAGCAATTTAGTTGTCACTCCCCCGGAACTGAACGTGGAAGAAACTGACTGGCAAGCAAATGCCCAGAAGGAGGATACTGTTGAAGACACCTTCCCCCTCAATGAACAGCCACTAGAAGAACCAGAATTATCTGATTCTGAACTAGAGAAGATGCGTCGTAAATTGGAAGGATTGTTGTAA
- the murQ gene encoding N-acetylmuramic acid 6-phosphate etherase: MTNLQERGHLLTELVNPNSLNLDQLSSLELVELFNSEDQKAVAAVAAAKVQLAEAIDSTAERLRHGGRLFYIGAGTSGRLGVLDAAECPPTFCTPPELVQGIIAGGAGALVRSSEDLEDSIEDGEAAIAGRHITQLDVVVGITAGGTTPFVHGALHAARQRGATTIFIACVPAEQVSFDADIDIRLLTGPEIIAGSTRLKAGTATKLALNILSTGVMVKLGKVYGNRMVDVAVTNQKLRDRALQILQDLTGLSREAAGFLLERSGKWVKLALLMHWTGLEKDEGDRLLSEHQSNLKAAIVSYQNHNQP; this comes from the coding sequence ATGACAAACTTGCAGGAACGCGGGCATCTTTTAACCGAGCTGGTAAATCCTAACAGTCTGAACTTAGACCAGCTCAGTTCTCTGGAATTGGTGGAGCTGTTTAATAGCGAAGACCAAAAAGCAGTCGCGGCGGTGGCAGCGGCGAAAGTTCAGTTGGCAGAGGCTATTGATAGCACCGCAGAGCGTTTGCGCCACGGCGGACGCCTATTTTATATTGGTGCCGGCACAAGTGGCAGGTTAGGGGTGTTAGACGCTGCTGAGTGTCCACCTACTTTTTGTACGCCCCCAGAGTTGGTACAGGGGATTATTGCTGGTGGTGCAGGTGCGCTGGTACGCAGTTCAGAGGATTTAGAAGACAGCATCGAAGATGGTGAGGCGGCGATCGCTGGGCGACACATTACCCAGCTAGATGTAGTAGTAGGTATTACCGCTGGTGGTACAACGCCATTTGTCCACGGTGCGCTTCATGCTGCTCGTCAGCGGGGAGCCACTACTATTTTTATCGCCTGTGTTCCAGCTGAACAAGTTAGCTTTGATGCCGATATTGACATTCGCCTATTGACAGGACCAGAGATAATCGCTGGCTCAACTCGCCTGAAAGCTGGTACAGCCACTAAGTTAGCTTTAAATATCCTTTCCACTGGGGTGATGGTCAAGTTGGGTAAAGTTTACGGCAATCGGATGGTGGATGTGGCGGTAACAAATCAAAAGTTACGCGATCGCGCTTTGCAAATTTTGCAAGACCTCACAGGCTTAAGTCGGGAAGCTGCTGGTTTTTTATTAGAACGTAGTGGCAAGTGGGTTAAGCTAGCGTTATTAATGCACTGGACTGGTTTGGAAAAAGACGAGGGCGATCGGCTTCTTTCAGAACACCAAAGTAATCTTAAAGCAGCTATTGTGAGTTATCAAAACCACAACCAACCTTAA